CCCTCATCAGAAACCTGGATTCCGTCCTCTATCAGACTCTCAGAATACGGCTCATCTATCACAAAGTCGTTctcgtcatcgtcgctGACTTCAAATTGCGTTTGTAATGATGCTGTTTGTGTTGCCGGATTACGCATTGCTTCTGTTCGACGTATCAATTGCTCAAATAGAGCTTCTTGCGCTTCTTCATTGCGGTCTTCGATATCATGGGTCGAAGCATCGCTATTAAGGTCGTCTGCTATTAAAGCCCAGACGAggtcatcctcatcaccagAATCGTCATCTACCTGGATGGTATCTCGACCACTGTCTTCGGAGGAACCACTTAGGTCTATTCTATGACATGAGTTTTTTCCTTCCACGAGTAGAATatctttgtcttctttgtcCATATGGTGAGCAGGTGAGCCAGAGtaggaaggagaaggaagagctgaaAATGACTGATGAGTCGGAGAGCTTTGAGCTAAGGAAGGCATTGTACGAAGCATTCAACCCAGAAGGACAACCGATCGTAAACTCAAAGAAAGTGAGGAGTGATGCTCAATTTAAAAAACCTTGAAGGTGAATAGTAAAAAGACAAATGGCCGAGGTCATAAAGGGACGAAAGGCGGCTAGACTCGACGTCGGTATGCAGGACGCAGAACCAAACACCCATTCAAGCTACTTACGTAATACTTCGGAGCTTCGGAATTTTTCAAGGTGGCGGCTAGTCTGGCGGCTCTAACCGCCTCCACTTGGGCAAGTGGGCAAGAATTGAATTTTCGCAAGCGGACACCTTGAACAAGCTGTTCGACAACAACAGACATTAAGAGTATAAATCATGGGCAAGTCTACGAAAGCCTTCAAGAAGTTTGCCTCTTCGGGCAAACTCAAGGATACCATTCAAAAACGTCGCCAACATCAGCAAGCCAAGCGCAAGTCTGACGACATCAAAACCCAACGCGCTAAGCAGCGAGGTGCCGCTCACGACCCGGAGGACGAGTCTGAAGGTGAAGGTTCCGAAggggaggacgaagaggatgaaaaggaagccAAGAGAATTGGTAAACCTAATGCCGGAGGGAAAGCTGGTGGTGTCGCCAAGACTGTTGAAGATCTGTTTGGCGCCGGTGGACTTGACGttgaggacgatgaagaatcggagctggaagagctgggatcagaggacgaggatgaggaagatgacggagacgacgaagaagacgagggagaaggagatcttctggatgaagaggccaTGAAGAAGGCCATGAAGGATTTGGCGAAGAACGATCCTGAATTCTTCAAGTATCTTAAAGAAAACGACGAAGATTTGCTTGATTTTGGCCAGTCAAGCAAAGCAaacaagggaaaaggaaagcaagatgaggatgatgaggatgacgaggatgaggaaatggaaagcGATGAGGACctgcttgaagaagacgaggaggaagaggaagccgaaaggaagaggatcaCGGTGACTTTGAAGATGCTTCGACAGTGGCAAGAAGGCATGCTCAGAGTGAGTTCATCTGCTATAGAGATTTGGTACAATCTAATCAGTACATACCATAGCAACACTCCATTAGATCACTTCGGAAAACTTTGATCGCCTTTAGAGCAGCAGCCCACATGAACGAAGACGACGGTGATCAAGGGAGTGGTTTGGACACTAAATACATTATTGACAGTGCTCAAGGTGAGTAATTTGTTCTTGTCATGCCAATGATTGGCTCCTAATAAAGTATTAGTCTTCAACAAAATCGTGGTTACTGCCCTTAAATTCACTCCTGTCGTCATCTCTCACCACTTCCCATATAAAACTCTGCCTAGCGGTAAAGTCAAGCTCCAGCCCCCCAAGAAAACCAACCAAACCCTCAACCGACTTATCCTCTCTCACTTCTCGACTCTGCTGCACCTCATCAAATCACTCCCCACGACTCCGTCTAGCGTTGCTTCTAAGAAGGACGAAGGTGCCAGTGGATTGCTGTTGACGGCTGTTGGCGAGAGTACAAAGTTGATCCCCTGGGTCCTTAGTGCGAGAAAACATTTGAGGGCATACCTCAAGGTACTCTTGGATCTCTGGAGCTCGGCTGGTGATGATGTTAGGATCGCTTCGTTCCTGGCGGTAAGGAAATTGTTCGTCGCTGGAGATGATGCGGTCAAGGATCTTTGTTTACGAGTGAGTTACATTATAATCATGCTATTCTAGACTTTGTGACTGATGATTTTGCAGAACATTTACCGATCGctccttccccctctccGTAATACCACTCCGCAtacccttccttctctcaacCTCATGAAAAACACTGCCTCTGAGCTTTATCAACTCgctccctctctttcttaCCAGCATGCCTTCGGTTTCATCCGTATGCTTGCTGTGCATTTGCGTAATGTTGTGCGGTCAAGCACCACCGGCAAGGCAGGTGACAACCAGCAAGCCTTCAAGACTGTTTACAACTGGCAATATGTCCACTGTATCGATTTCTGGAGTCAGGTATTGGCTGGTGCGGCTAGCGTGGAGAACCAGAAGGCGAACGCGGGATTGGAAAGTCCTTTGAAGCCATTGGTCTATCCCCTTGTTCAGATTGCTTTGGGTGCTGTTCGGTAAGTTCTCAAAAGCACGGTAGCGTATGAGTCGATAGTTAACGAAAAGTATAgactccttccttcctcgcgATACTTCCCTCTCCGATTCCACatccttcattctctcctCCGTATCATCAGTCGCACCGGCACTTACATTCCCCTCgcccccttccttctcgagATCCTCGATTCTACCGAGTTCAGACGCGCCAACCCCAAGAAGGGTACTATCAAGCCTCTTGACTTTGAGTACATCATCCGTGCCCCTGCGGCTTATCCCAAGACTCGAGTCTTCCAGGAAGGCTTGGGTGAAGAGCTGGTGTTCCTTTTGGGAGAATACCATGCCGCTGTCTCAACGCAAATTGCCTTCCCCGAAATGGTTTTGCCTGTTATCTTGACCATCAAGAAACACATCAAGAAGGGGTCTGCTGGTTCCCCCAAGGTTGTCTCTTCCCTCAAGGTCCTCGTTGAGAAACTCGAGGCTACCCGAACGTTCATCGAGAACAAGCGTCGGAACGTCTCTTTTGCTCCTAGGGATAGGGCGGAGGTCGACAGGTTTTTGGAGGGACAAGGGCCTGAAGTGACCCCCGTTGGAAACTGGATGAGATTGCAGAGGAAGATCAGGGATCAGAAGAGGTCAGAAGTAGAGAAGGCTTTGCGTGAGGAAcaggacgaggatgaggacagCGAGTAGATCGGCCCATGATGACAAGTAGTAGTAATGGGTTGCGGGGAATTTGTTGAAGAATTCAGGGCTATTTCCTCTAATTTCTCGATAGACTTTTCTAACTTGATGACACGCATGTATACTCCAGGTCATTTTCTACTTTTTGCTATACTATATGCGATGTAAGATACACAATATCCCGCATGACCATCGATGGTGGAGTACCGCTGTTAAATGACCGCTGACGAGCTTACTCAAGTATCCGATGCGAAAATTCTCTACCGGTTATTCCTGATGTGATTATTTTTCCCACCCTGATTATCAGGAGTCGTACGTTATAGATAGATGATGCCCGATGCCGCaaatcaaagaagaaagaggacaTCATGCTTTTAGTTccgttcttcttttgaCCCGCTTGTTGACCCTCAATTTTGTTTGCTGCTTCACTACCTTCGGGCGACTTTTCTTTCCGCTATGTTTTCTCTGGATCACTGACCATCTACCACCACTCCCGTATTCCTTGTTTTGACATGTGCCCAATGTCAAAAAAAGTGGTGATATTTCAGTAGTatgaaggatgatgaaagagtCACAAAGATGCGAAGGATGTGCCTGGACTATTGATAGTTTGTGTTGCGGGGCGCCTTTTTCCGACGATCACACTTTCCGGAAGACGTCATCATTTCTCAACGTTTTCCACTTCCTTCAGTCTGCGTTAGCGTGACTCATCGACACCTATCCTCATAGtatcctccctcccccctttcccttgcGGCCTCCATTTCCAACCTGCCCATGCTCCAGACCTTGTAAGCTATCTAATCCTCGTCGACTCTGAGGAATCTGTGGGATTTTGCCGTCAAGGAACCGCACGAGCCAGGACGTAATGCTAATCTTCACCACCTGACCTGAACAGCCGGATAAGCTTCGCCGTTATCGATCATTTTACGCCCTTATATCTAGGGAATGAATACGCAACCACTGGTGTTCTTTGCCTCGGTGCACATGGCGCCGCCCACGCCGCATTTGATATAGTATCGTCATATATCCACCGAGCCCCGTATTCCATATATAGTCGTTGAAGATGCGGGACCCCAAGGTGAGAGTACCGGCGGGCATTTGGTGCCTGGTATATCTAGCCGAACTTGTGATCAAAAGTTGCAAGGAGCTTCGCATGGAAACATTTATGCAGACGGGAAAGATTGCCGGTTCAAGAGATTGGAGAGTGCTTACCGCATCGACGCTGCCATTCACATAAGAGACTATTATGCATAGCTCTTTCAAGACCTTCCTTTCTCGTCCCCCACATCTGCTATGACTCTTTTATTCCAGTTTCTCACCTTGCTTCTCCCCATACTGGCAGGAGCCATTCCTGCATACAGGCCTGCCACCCTCGAGTCTTTCCAACTACGAGATCAAAGCAGCTGGGCCGTTGCCAGTCAGCAACCTGACTTCTCTGGTGATGTCACACAGTGCAAGGGTAAGCAGTCTTACCATGTACTTACCGATATATGGCAGCTGACAACACTTCCAGGCTACGCCATTAATTCTGATTCAGTCAGGCAAACATCCACAGGTGGAATCTCTGCTCAGCTCGACTTAATTACCTACTGTTCCGCGTATGGCACAGACATTCCATCTCTTACCCTTTCCGTTGAGTACGAGACTTCATCGCGACTACATGTCCACATCTATGACACTCCTGTCAAGCAATTCCAGATTGATGACAACATCTTACCTCGCCCGAAACGAACCCTCTTTGGGACAGATAGTGCTGACAAATCGGATCTCAAGTTCGACTACGAGAACAGTCCTTTTGCTTTCTGGGTCACTCGGAAGTCAGATGGCGAGATCTTATTCGATACCAGAAAGGATGGTATCCCCATTCATGAAGACCCTTCAGACATCTTGGGGTCTCCTAGCAACTACACAGTTATGCCTGCTCATCCGCTCGTCTTTGAGGATCAATACCTGCAGTTGAGCTCCAAATTGCCTGTCGGAGCGAACATCTACGGCTTGGGCGAAGCTGTTGTAAGTATCTATCTCAATGTCAAATCTTTTTGAATTACTCTGACATTTTTACAGTCCGGGAGTGGCTACCGCAGAAACTCGAGCTCCACCGTGCAGACAATGTGGGCAAGAGAGTAAGTGAATGTTGGGGGACTGCAGCGGTGACAGCTAACGACAATGTTACTCAGTATCGCTGACCCTGTCGATGAAAACCTTTGTCAGTTTCTCATTAATCGTTCGTTCTGGATTTACTAACATGCATCGCAGACGGTACTCATCCCTTCTACATGGAGGTAAGGTATAACGAAACCTCCTGCACTCTTGCTTCACATGGCGTATTCCTGCGAAAGTAGGCCTATTCTCTGTAGAAGATCGGAAGATGCTAATATATTCACAGCTCGAATGGTATGGACGTTGTCCTCCGAGATGGTGCTATTCAATACCGAGTCATTGGTGGTACACTCGATCTCTGTAGGCATCGCATTTCTCGTCCCCCTTTATGTCGTATCTAACCATTCTATCAGACTTCGTTTCCGGTCCAAGCCCCAACGATGTAACCGAACAATACGTATCCACCGTCGGCCTTCCGCAATCCATGCCTGAATGGTCCTTTGGATTCCATCTTTGTCGATGGGGTTATACTTCCGCCAACGACACTCTCTCAGTTGTCAATAGGATGAGAGACGCTGGGATTCCTTTGGAGACGTGAGTATTTGTGATTTTCTCGGCCGTTCAAGGCATGCAAGCTGACATCAAGCTGCGTAGACAATGGAATGACATCGACTGTAAGTCATGATATTCGGATAGACTCTATTACGTTTGCACATAAACTGATATATTCGGGCCatgccttcctctttccgcACAACCAAAAACGCTCTGATGTCGATCTTCACTGAACATCCGATCTTGGTTGATAGGGATGAGGAGTGAGTAGTGACGAATCACCATGTTCTTTGGCTAATATGAGGTGAAGGCTACAGAGAATTCCAATTTGACCAGAACTATGGAGAGGTCGATTACCGAAACCTAGTGGAGACTCTTCACTCTCGCAACCAGCACTACGTAGGTTTCGTTGAATATTGGCAGCTGTCAGATTGTGGTGCTAATTATATCTCACAGATTCCCATATTCGACGCGGCTATCGGTCATCCGCTCAATGCTACGGATAGGGTATGTTCCTACCTGTCTCAGCTTCGTGAAATTATTAATACTGATATCAACTACTCTATAATAGTTCGATGTATATGACAAGGGTCACGAACTTGGAGTTTGGATGAGAAACCCTGATGGTACTGAGTACGTCGGTGCCGTCTGGCCAACTTTCGCCGTCTTCCCAGGTAAATAGATACCTTTAGCTTTCACCCATGAATATTGGCTAATAGGTTATAACAGACTGGTTCCACCCCAAGATGCAGGAGGTTTGGACAGAGGCCTTCTACAATTACTCCCAGATTGTCGATTTTGACGGTATCTGGCTTGATGTAGGTTGTAATCAGTTGCAGATCGACAAGTTTGACTCATTTAACTGACCGCTCGATAGATGAATGAACCGTCATCTTTCGTCGACGGTTCTGCCAGCAACTCTACAATGTCTTTGGAGAATACTACAGTCATTCCTCGTATGTGTTTTGGCGACCCAGGCATCAGGGAAGAGGCTAACCATAGGTGGCAGCCGATTATTCTACCGTCGCATTCCCTACTGACTGGCCTGAGGGTTATTCAAATGTGACTGGCATCAGCGGTAACGTCGTAAGTCGCCATTGCCTCCTACCAAATAAATCTTCGCTGAAAGCATTCAGACTGTAGATGGCGCCCTCACTTACGGTGCAGATGGCGACGCCGCTAAGAACACCGCTCTTCGTCGTTCCCTCATCGGTCGAGACGATGTTCTCACCATTCCTTACGTTGACGTCCCTCCCTACCCTATCAACAACGGTTACGGGAGATTATCCGCCAAGACAGTCAGCCCTAACGCTACCCATTATGGAGGTCTTCAAGAATAC
The Cryptococcus neoformans var. neoformans JEC21 chromosome 8 sequence genome window above contains:
- a CDS encoding alpha-glucosidase precursor, putative → MTLLFQFLTLLLPILAGAIPAYRPATLESFQLRDQSSWAVASQQPDFSGDVTQCKGYAINSDSVRQTSTGGISAQLDLITYCSAYGTDIPSLTLSVEYETSSRLHVHIYDTPVKQFQIDDNILPRPKRTLFGTDSADKSDLKFDYENSPFAFWVTRKSDGEILFDTRKDGIPIHEDPSDILGSPSNYTVMPAHPLVFEDQYLQLSSKLPVGANIYGLGEAVSGSGYRRNSSSTVQTMWARDIADPVDENLYGTHPFYMEVRYNETSCTLASHGVFLRNSNGMDVVLRDGAIQYRVIGGTLDLYFVSGPSPNDVTEQYVSTVGLPQSMPEWSFGFHLCRWGYTSANDTLSVVNRMRDAGIPLETQWNDIDWMRSYREFQFDQNYGEVDYRNLVETLHSRNQHYIPIFDAAIGHPLNATDRFDVYDKGHELGVWMRNPDGTEYVGAVWPTFAVFPDWFHPKMQEVWTEAFYNYSQIVDFDGIWLDMNEPSSFVDGSASNSTMSLENTTVIPPDYSTVAFPTDWPEGYSNVTGISGNVTVDGALTYGADGDAAKNTALRRSLIGRDDVLTIPYVDVPPYPINNGYGRLSAKTVSPNATHYGGLQEYSVHNLWGSMEEDATNNMFLALKPGKRPFMVSRSTFAGSGRKTAHWLGDNFSTFAYMKRSIQGVLQFNLFGIPMVGPDVCGFNGNTDEELCNRWMQLGAFFPFFRNHNIKSAISQEPYVWDSVRDASIKAINARYQMLPYWSTLFAKSSLAGTPAVIPLFHEFPSPSYLDNDYQFLIGPSVLVTPVLQPNESTVVGQFPTMNDVFWVDWWTHCKLDTSSGEDVTLDLPLGNIGVHVRSGSALLLYDEPGYTVKETKDNGYAILVVLDGKGYAEGDAKIDDGESLPVTEQTCLTFKSTDSCKLSSTAVGSYTIAGKLKTITIVGVWTEPSEVTLNGSKVQDSQVEYDKSLGRIKITGLVQDLNSAWELMW